GCGATCTCGAGTTCGACGCCCAGCAGATCCAGCGTCGAAGGCGCGATCGAGAGCCGCGGCACCGCGGTGGCGACGATCGCCTCGGCGAGGCTGCTCTCGGCGAGCAGCACGTCATAGGTCGAAATCCGGCGGGCCTTGCGGTCGACGCCGAGCCCGGTCGAGGCGTTGCCCTGCGGATCGAGATCGATGACGAGGACCGACTCGCCCACGGCGGCGAGTGCAGTGCCGAGATTGATGGCGGTCGTCGTCTTGCCGACGCCGCCCTTTTGATTTGCGAGGACGAGAATGCGCGGATGAGTAACGTCGGTCACGTCAAGCTCCAAAATCCCGCGCAAGGGCGATAATGCGGCCGGACGAATGGGTTCGGCTCTGCAATGTCCAGATCTGGAAGCTATCCGCGGCGCTCGAGCCGGTCAATTCGGTTGCCCAGTCTTCGCCCTTTAAAAACACGCCTTTGACGTTTTTCAACAGAAGTTCGCGTGACCAGTCGATCAATTGCGGCATCGGCGCCAGCGCACGGGCGGTGACGCCGGTCACCGGATCGGCAATGTTCGGGAGCTCGTTTTCGATTCGGCCGATGTGAATTTCGGCCGCCGCGCCTGTTTCACGTGAAACAGCGCGCAGGAACGCCGCTTTGCGCTGATCGCTCTCGATGAGATGAACCTTGGCGTTCGCATGGCCCTTCAGGCAGATCGCCAAAACCATGCCGGGAAAGCCGGCCCCCGAGCCGAGATCGATCCAATGTTCGATACCGGGGAAAAACTCGCGGATCTGCGCCGAATCGGCAAAATGGCGCGTCCATAATTCGTCC
This genomic window from Methylosinus sp. H3A contains:
- the rsmG gene encoding 16S rRNA (guanine(527)-N(7))-methyltransferase RsmG; the protein is MSGKMVGKAKDRGCDRENALQLAPALRPYLREFEIYEALLRKWQKSINLVAESTLDELWTRHFADSAQIREFFPGIEHWIDLGSGAGFPGMVLAICLKGHANAKVHLIESDQRKAAFLRAVSRETGAAAEIHIGRIENELPNIADPVTGVTARALAPMPQLIDWSRELLLKNVKGVFLKGEDWATELTGSSAADSFQIWTLQSRTHSSGRIIALARDFGA